One Phycisphaera mikurensis NBRC 102666 DNA window includes the following coding sequences:
- a CDS encoding protein kinase family protein has product MSGRPETPADGQRRGDPGGVAGTGTPRARDAVAAAVATRLNGKPTRGPGQAGPERVARLHRLPAAAAAAPPAPTDPEAPEPAVNLYVAAAPAAVPADALLARLRWGGVLLLTAANRRALAAREAGFAGGEWLAEGDPCPLPPWPLAPSGLLGPVLGWPGRRAAARAWRKVRHEPEDRPSLYHHSFDVRLGRDAGQPSGFRVIKRVPTMTAIQRRLARHAERGGGAKHADLEQAARKLGNKIFPVFLTREAAFLKILQERLPELVDAGRFPRVLDLEKDERGFVKRIEMSWLRLGGPPIGAVAFATGAVELVEKLHRVARIVHLDLRLDNFVITDSGVCLVDFGSGIRVGETFDSRGMLDKLLQEMLSSSRIRQDLRRMQRKDRVTSPVFENAYDPPGPAVDLYSVAQNLTQAARHAEFSGLLRSSKREASELSRLRRGVLRPAPGEPVIATTAELLEALRTLGRRLARGRGR; this is encoded by the coding sequence ATGAGCGGACGCCCTGAGACGCCCGCCGACGGGCAGCGCCGCGGCGATCCCGGCGGCGTCGCCGGAACCGGCACCCCCCGCGCCCGCGACGCCGTGGCGGCCGCCGTCGCCACGCGCCTGAACGGGAAGCCCACCAGAGGCCCCGGACAGGCCGGGCCCGAGCGGGTCGCCCGCCTGCACCGGCTTCCCGCCGCGGCCGCCGCCGCGCCGCCGGCCCCCACCGACCCCGAGGCCCCGGAGCCGGCGGTGAACCTCTACGTCGCCGCCGCCCCCGCCGCGGTGCCCGCCGACGCCCTGCTCGCGCGGCTGCGCTGGGGCGGCGTTCTGCTGTTGACGGCGGCCAACCGGCGGGCGCTCGCCGCCCGCGAGGCCGGGTTCGCGGGCGGCGAGTGGCTGGCCGAGGGCGATCCCTGCCCGCTCCCGCCCTGGCCGCTGGCGCCCTCGGGCCTGCTGGGCCCGGTGCTGGGATGGCCCGGCCGCCGCGCCGCCGCCCGCGCCTGGCGGAAGGTGCGGCACGAGCCCGAGGACCGGCCGAGCCTCTACCACCACTCCTTCGACGTCCGCCTCGGCCGTGATGCCGGCCAGCCCAGCGGCTTCCGCGTCATCAAGCGCGTGCCGACGATGACCGCGATCCAGCGGCGGCTGGCCCGGCACGCCGAACGCGGCGGCGGGGCCAAGCACGCCGACCTGGAGCAGGCGGCCCGGAAGCTCGGCAACAAGATCTTCCCGGTGTTTCTCACCCGCGAAGCGGCCTTCCTGAAGATCCTGCAGGAGCGCCTCCCCGAGCTGGTGGACGCGGGCCGCTTCCCCCGGGTGCTCGACCTCGAGAAGGACGAGCGGGGCTTCGTCAAGCGGATCGAGATGTCGTGGCTGCGGCTCGGCGGCCCGCCGATCGGCGCCGTCGCCTTCGCCACCGGCGCCGTCGAGCTGGTGGAGAAGCTGCACCGGGTGGCGCGGATCGTCCACCTGGACCTCCGCCTCGACAACTTCGTCATCACCGACAGCGGCGTCTGCCTCGTCGACTTCGGCTCGGGCATCCGCGTCGGCGAGACCTTCGACAGCCGCGGCATGCTCGACAAGCTGCTGCAGGAGATGCTGTCCTCCTCCCGCATCCGGCAGGACCTGCGCCGGATGCAGCGGAAGGACCGTGTGACCTCGCCGGTGTTCGAGAACGCGTACGACCCGCCGGGTCCGGCCGTCGATCTGTACAGCGTCGCGCAGAACCTGACGCAGGCCGCCCGCCACGCCGAGTTCAGCGGCCTGCTGCGGAGCAGCAAGCGCGAAGCCTCGGAGCTCTCCCGCCTGCGGCGCGGCGTGCTGCGGCCCGCTCCCGGGGAGCCCGTGATCGCCACGACCGCCGAACTGCTCGAGGCGTTGCGGACGCTCGGCCGCCGGCTCGCCCGCGGCCGCGGCCGCTGA